Proteins found in one Solitalea lacus genomic segment:
- a CDS encoding Crp/Fnr family transcriptional regulator — translation MRNLYQRVCVPSCDKCESKSQSFFCSLSNEDLQKLSLNKINIFFKKGQEIFHEGGRPNGLFCIYSGKVKIQKIGEDGKDQIVRLAKKSDIIGYRALLSNEPYGASATAIEDTVVCHLSKSAYFDILMNNPELSMKTIQQLSADLKTAERLIMSMAQKPVRERMAATLLALKEFYGTEKDCKTINAILTREDIGNLAGTTTESAIRTLSDFNKEKMIKLTGKKITIIDMTQLIKIARIVD, via the coding sequence ATGAGAAATCTGTACCAGCGAGTTTGCGTCCCTTCCTGCGATAAATGTGAAAGTAAATCTCAATCTTTTTTCTGCTCTTTAAGCAATGAGGATTTACAGAAGCTAAGTCTTAATAAAATAAATATTTTTTTTAAAAAAGGTCAGGAAATTTTTCACGAAGGAGGAAGACCCAATGGATTGTTTTGCATTTATTCTGGAAAAGTTAAAATTCAGAAGATTGGTGAGGATGGAAAAGATCAAATAGTTCGACTTGCAAAGAAGAGTGATATAATAGGTTACAGAGCTTTGCTCAGCAATGAGCCTTACGGGGCATCAGCCACAGCCATTGAAGACACTGTGGTTTGTCACCTTTCAAAAAGCGCATACTTTGATATATTAATGAATAATCCAGAACTCTCGATGAAAACAATTCAACAACTTTCCGCCGATCTTAAAACTGCTGAACGTTTAATAATGAGCATGGCGCAAAAACCTGTTCGCGAGCGCATGGCTGCAACATTATTGGCCCTTAAAGAATTTTATGGTACAGAAAAAGACTGCAAAACAATTAATGCAATCTTAACCAGAGAAGATATCGGTAATCTTGCGGGTACAACTACCGAATCGGCGATACGTACTCTATCAGACTTCAATAAGGAAAAAATGATAAAGCTGACTGGAAAAAAAATTACCATCATTGATATGACGCAATTGATAAAAATTGCTCGCATTGTCGATTAG
- the nirK gene encoding copper-containing nitrite reductase produces MKRILKTTTYVLAGAALTFGFLSFKDDPIKDYSKIPVVGQSVAELTAPPFVPKPVGNRAATKLIVNMEIKEQEGEMADGVKYTYWTFGGTVPGSFIRTRVGDEVEFHLKNHPDNKLPHNIDLHAVTGQGGGAASSLVAPGHEKTFSFKVINPGLYVYHCATAPVGMHIANGMYGLILVEPEGGLPPVDKEYYIMQGDFYTKGAYGEEGSQPFDMDKAIKEQPDYVVFNGKVGALTGANAITAKVGETVRLFVGNGGPNLVSSFHVIGEVFDKIYLEGGEKINENVQTTLIPAGGSAIAEFKVDVNGTFILVDHSIFRAFNKGALGMLKVEGPENKTIYSGVIKEETYNPESRNVEKVKDEKTAAPTKPASVKNTQTAPAKPAPAKTAKSAPAKPSAQNLRTESTPLKPAPHLQTQTASNLQAKIAAGKNVFSKTCFACHQSEGQGIPNAFPPLAKSDFLNNNPKKAINAVIHGLSGDLTVNGKKYNSVMTPQNLTDEEIANVLTYVYHSWGNSKKVITASMVKNERKNKPVSVASAH; encoded by the coding sequence ATGAAAAGAATACTCAAAACTACCACTTATGTGCTTGCTGGAGCTGCTTTAACGTTTGGATTCCTCTCTTTCAAAGACGATCCTATAAAAGATTATTCGAAAATTCCAGTTGTCGGTCAATCTGTAGCCGAACTGACTGCGCCACCATTCGTTCCGAAACCTGTTGGAAATCGGGCGGCCACCAAATTAATTGTAAACATGGAAATTAAGGAACAAGAAGGGGAAATGGCAGATGGCGTGAAGTATACTTACTGGACTTTTGGAGGTACGGTTCCTGGAAGCTTCATAAGGACACGTGTGGGTGATGAGGTAGAATTCCATCTGAAAAACCATCCTGATAACAAATTGCCTCATAATATCGATTTACATGCCGTAACCGGACAAGGAGGTGGCGCCGCATCATCATTAGTGGCACCTGGACATGAAAAAACGTTTAGTTTCAAAGTAATCAATCCCGGCTTATATGTGTACCACTGTGCAACAGCCCCGGTAGGAATGCATATTGCAAACGGAATGTATGGATTAATTCTGGTTGAGCCTGAGGGTGGATTGCCTCCTGTAGATAAAGAATATTACATTATGCAAGGCGATTTTTACACCAAAGGAGCTTATGGTGAAGAAGGAAGTCAACCATTTGATATGGATAAAGCAATTAAAGAACAACCGGATTATGTTGTTTTTAATGGCAAAGTAGGGGCTTTAACTGGTGCAAACGCCATTACGGCAAAAGTAGGAGAGACAGTTCGTCTTTTTGTAGGTAACGGCGGGCCTAATTTGGTTTCCTCTTTCCATGTGATCGGAGAGGTATTTGACAAAATATATTTAGAAGGGGGAGAAAAGATAAATGAAAATGTTCAAACTACATTAATACCTGCAGGCGGTTCAGCAATTGCTGAATTCAAAGTGGATGTGAATGGCACATTTATTTTAGTTGACCATTCAATATTCAGAGCTTTTAATAAAGGAGCTTTGGGCATGTTAAAGGTTGAAGGACCGGAAAATAAAACAATTTACTCGGGTGTTATCAAGGAAGAAACCTACAACCCAGAGAGTAGAAATGTGGAAAAAGTAAAAGATGAAAAAACAGCTGCTCCTACCAAGCCTGCTTCCGTAAAAAATACACAAACTGCCCCTGCAAAACCTGCTCCGGCAAAAACTGCAAAATCTGCCCCTGCAAAACCTTCTGCTCAAAATTTACGAACAGAATCTACTCCTTTAAAACCTGCCCCTCATTTACAAACACAAACTGCTAGTAATTTACAAGCAAAAATCGCTGCAGGAAAAAACGTTTTTAGCAAAACTTGTTTTGCATGTCACCAATCAGAGGGACAAGGAATCCCAAATGCTTTCCCACCATTAGCAAAATCTGACTTTTTAAATAATAACCCTAAAAAAGCAATTAATGCCGTCATACATGGACTAAGTGGAGACCTTACAGTCAATGGCAAAAAATACAACAGTGTTATGACACCGCAAAACTTAACTGACGAGGAAATTGCAAATGTATTAACATACGTTTACCACAGTTGGGGTAACAGCAAAAAAGTAATTACCGCCAGTATGGTTAAAAATGAAAGAAAAAATAAACCTGTTAGTGTGGCCTCTGCGCATTAA
- a CDS encoding formylglycine-generating enzyme family protein, with amino-acid sequence MNPYLFVAQKKYLLLLTLLVATINVRAQDSTMAYIKEGSYIPLYGNADKPPITVSSFYIDKYPVTNAQFLEFVKKHPEYSKSELKGIYAEKNYLYYWLGNYDYGSQKGNAPVTNVSWFAAKCYCECQGKRLPTMDEWEYIAMADEYSVDARTKEEFNKFILSWYEKPQTFLNQVGSTYKNKWGVFDMHGLVWEWTFDFNSIFLSGESRKDKDTDKLLFCGSGSVNASDLMDYAAFMRFAFRGSLKANFTTRNLGFRCAKNLSPGRLTVNSQAK; translated from the coding sequence ATGAATCCGTATCTATTTGTAGCCCAAAAAAAATATCTTTTGCTATTAACACTGCTAGTAGCTACTATAAATGTAAGGGCACAAGATTCCACAATGGCTTACATCAAAGAGGGAAGCTATATTCCGCTCTATGGAAATGCAGATAAACCGCCGATAACAGTTTCAAGTTTTTATATAGATAAGTATCCAGTAACCAATGCGCAATTCCTAGAGTTCGTAAAAAAGCATCCGGAGTACTCCAAGTCTGAATTAAAAGGAATTTATGCAGAAAAAAACTACCTGTATTATTGGTTGGGAAATTATGATTACGGGAGTCAAAAAGGCAACGCTCCTGTGACAAATGTTTCCTGGTTTGCAGCAAAGTGTTATTGCGAATGCCAGGGAAAACGGCTGCCAACAATGGATGAATGGGAGTATATAGCAATGGCGGATGAGTACAGTGTTGATGCACGAACAAAAGAGGAGTTCAATAAATTCATCTTGTCGTGGTATGAAAAACCACAAACATTTTTAAATCAAGTCGGATCTACTTATAAAAACAAATGGGGGGTGTTTGATATGCACGGACTTGTTTGGGAATGGACATTTGATTTTAATAGCATTTTTCTTTCGGGAGAATCAAGGAAGGATAAAGACACCGATAAACTTTTATTCTGTGGTAGTGGTTCAGTGAATGCAAGTGATCTGATGGATTATGCGGCCTTTATGCGTTTTGCTTTCAGAGGTAGCTTGAAAGCAAACTTTACAACAAGAAACTTAGGATTCAGATGCGCAAAAAATCTATCTCCTGGTAGGTTAACAGTTAATTCTCAAGCAAAATGA
- a CDS encoding SCO family protein: MKTIYSGFLIILLTLQYAVAQSQEGPNKSQNFTDLSIYNLPSKWTNQNGNEIELKELKGKVLVMVMIYTSCKAACPRLVADMRNIEAQLPKDIKGKVKLILVSIDPATDTPKRLKEFSVVNKMEGDQWVFLQSTEENTREFAAVLAVNYKRISPMDFSHSNIISVFNADGELMHQQEGLNVNNEETVKYIIEEAYRIKP; the protein is encoded by the coding sequence ATGAAAACAATTTATTCAGGATTTTTAATAATCCTTTTAACATTACAATATGCCGTAGCACAATCGCAGGAAGGCCCAAATAAAAGTCAAAACTTTACAGATTTATCAATTTATAATCTCCCATCAAAATGGACAAACCAAAATGGGAATGAAATCGAATTGAAAGAATTGAAGGGAAAAGTGTTAGTAATGGTAATGATTTATACTTCCTGTAAAGCTGCATGTCCTCGATTGGTAGCTGACATGAGAAATATCGAGGCACAACTACCCAAAGATATAAAAGGAAAAGTAAAATTAATTTTAGTAAGCATCGACCCGGCAACTGATACGCCAAAGCGCTTAAAGGAGTTTTCAGTTGTAAATAAAATGGAAGGAGATCAGTGGGTATTCCTCCAGTCAACCGAAGAAAATACAAGGGAGTTTGCGGCAGTGTTAGCTGTCAACTATAAACGAATATCTCCGATGGATTTTTCACATTCAAACATCATAAGCGTATTTAATGCAGATGGAGAATTGATGCATCAACAGGAAGGTTTAAATGTAAATAATGAAGAAACAGTAAAATATATTATTGAAGAAGCATACAGGATAAAGCCTTAA
- a CDS encoding WG repeat-containing protein has product MKSLISAVVLLFLVSCQVATKNSKNNELFAYRDSHSGKTGYKNIKNEVIVKPRFSSGTTFSNNGYYIVTRGKVLSPYEKFAIIDGNGNFVINFSKGYQLISFCKNKELLKVIKADKYGYINFKNEVIIPIKFEQLSDVINGKIAAKENESSEEIYFDVKGKRIK; this is encoded by the coding sequence ATGAAATCATTAATAAGTGCAGTTGTTTTATTGTTTTTAGTTTCTTGTCAAGTGGCAACGAAAAATTCAAAAAACAATGAATTGTTTGCCTACAGGGATTCACATAGCGGAAAAACTGGCTATAAAAACATTAAAAATGAAGTGATTGTAAAACCTCGGTTTTCATCAGGAACAACTTTTTCTAATAATGGCTATTATATTGTAACAAGGGGAAAGGTTTTAAGTCCGTACGAGAAATTTGCGATAATTGACGGCAATGGAAATTTTGTAATTAATTTTTCAAAAGGCTATCAACTTATTTCTTTCTGTAAAAACAAAGAACTTTTAAAAGTGATTAAGGCAGACAAATATGGCTACATCAATTTTAAAAATGAGGTAATCATCCCAATAAAATTTGAACAGCTTAGTGATGTTATTAATGGAAAAATTGCTGCAAAGGAAAACGAATCATCTGAAGAAATTTATTTTGATGTTAAAGGAAAAAGGATAAAGTAA
- a CDS encoding DUF1214 domain-containing protein translates to MKNTIIALLVISTCIACNQSTQTRAGNSTVIDTSTTTIPTDQEIIDAWTYLYGRYLVIQQENIDINKEKVGYNKIKYNPIGSAAFVNPNLDVACLEAWIATDSSHAVILNVPRITGRYYTAQLLDGWGEVITNINEHNYPKHPYGKFALVIKGTNPSIPSDAACINLPAGKIKMLARVELKDSPAKAVKLQKQFTLTVPEGIRIDSPLAIPDFTPGKPIGGEIFDKADMVIASYPDLMPKAPQMKDIVRKVTVYANSGTTARQYIDSVIKAKAIPEFLADAKGFGTQNGGWSVSYAAGHFGNDILARAIINYGGLWANEIKEAIYFVGLTDSNKELLNGSNVYEIKFPAMQLPDSMVNAFWSVTLYSTPDYRVVDNSLKRYGRNNISGMKMNADGSLSIVLAPTMPKNIPQANWLPTPMGKGFALTFRMYAAKPDVLSGNWFPAPIEKK, encoded by the coding sequence ATGAAAAACACAATCATAGCATTGCTGGTCATATCAACATGTATCGCTTGCAATCAATCTACCCAAACCAGGGCCGGAAATTCAACTGTAATTGATACCTCCACTACAACTATCCCTACTGACCAGGAGATTATAGATGCATGGACCTATCTGTACGGACGCTACCTGGTGATTCAACAGGAAAATATTGACATCAACAAGGAGAAAGTGGGTTACAATAAGATAAAATACAACCCGATCGGTTCGGCAGCTTTTGTAAATCCCAACCTTGATGTTGCCTGCCTGGAGGCATGGATAGCCACAGATTCATCGCATGCAGTGATACTGAATGTTCCACGGATAACTGGCCGCTATTATACAGCGCAACTGCTGGATGGATGGGGTGAAGTGATTACCAATATTAATGAACATAATTATCCAAAACATCCTTATGGTAAATTTGCCTTGGTCATCAAAGGAACTAATCCATCCATTCCTTCTGATGCAGCATGTATTAATCTGCCGGCGGGTAAAATAAAAATGCTGGCCCGTGTTGAATTAAAAGACAGCCCTGCAAAAGCTGTGAAGCTTCAAAAACAATTTACACTCACCGTACCAGAAGGCATACGAATCGATTCACCCCTTGCCATTCCTGATTTTACTCCTGGCAAACCTATCGGCGGAGAAATTTTTGATAAGGCAGATATGGTGATCGCTTCCTATCCGGATTTAATGCCTAAAGCGCCACAAATGAAGGATATAGTTAGAAAAGTAACGGTTTATGCCAATTCAGGCACCACGGCCAGACAGTATATTGATTCGGTGATAAAGGCCAAAGCCATTCCTGAATTTTTGGCAGACGCGAAGGGTTTTGGTACCCAAAACGGTGGGTGGTCGGTGTCGTACGCTGCAGGCCATTTTGGTAATGATATATTGGCAAGAGCTATTATTAATTACGGAGGTTTATGGGCAAATGAGATAAAAGAGGCAATCTATTTTGTAGGATTGACCGATAGCAATAAAGAACTGTTGAATGGCAGCAATGTCTATGAGATAAAATTCCCTGCAATGCAGTTACCCGATTCGATGGTAAATGCATTCTGGTCGGTCACCTTATATAGCACCCCTGATTACCGGGTGGTGGATAATTCTTTGAAGCGGTATGGTCGCAACAATATTTCAGGCATGAAAATGAATGCCGACGGATCATTAAGCATTGTGCTGGCGCCTACAATGCCCAAGAATATTCCTCAAGCTAACTGGTTGCCAACGCCGATGGGAAAGGGTTTTGCATTAACCTTTCGCATGTATGCTGCTAAGCCGGATGTTTTGAGTGGTAATTGGTTCCCGGCTCCAATTGAAAAAAAGTAA
- the ligD gene encoding DNA ligase D, which translates to MAKLEKYYKKRDFSQTSEPLEGKSSGKELAFVVQRHHASRLHYDFRLELEGVLKSWAVPKGPSLNPTDKRLAIMVEDHPLDYQYFEGEIPKGNYGAGNVTIWDKGYYQPLENTKDPQKAIKTGLKKGDLKIILNGSKLKGEFVLVKIKSEDENTWLLIKHNDKHSVSKAYNSEDYVSSAIKKKKNTTSNTPTPSSPKKTSKPIRNTLKFIKPMLATLSSATEKGENWIYEPKLDGYRIICVVENGVVQLYSRNEQNYTVKYEQIADIFKHLPHDVILDGEIVKLNERGVVDFLALQNFNSNPSGKLFYYVFDLIYLNGYSLTDLTLLQRKEVLKKLIDQINNPQIIFTPFYNNVKELAKNLKKISTEGFMAKHIESKYNSGQRSTQWLKIKKESEDEFLIAGYTDPENENDYLGALLLVEKKGNEFIFRGKCGSGWSNKTAKEMRSLLTSLEISQKPFVEQFVNKTKVHYLHPSIVCTVKFAERTQDGKLRHPVLKDVRFDKMEPEDLPNERKVKIGGITLKFTNQNKIYFPELKINKGQVIDYYDSVSNYILPYLMNRAQSLNRHPNGIHGESFYQKDMPESSPSWLKTVSIYSESNDKHIDYLICNTKATLLYMANLGCIEINPWLSRISKPENPDYLVIDLDPEDIDFNYVIDTALTTYDVINELGFTSFIKTSGSTGLHIYMYLGAKYSYDSSRIFAEWLANTVHNRIPKFTSVERSPQKRQKKVYIDYLQNRKGQTIAAPFSLRPKPKATVSWPLHWNQVNKSLSMNDYTIFNVPDMLKSFDDPWKALNTSPINLRSIKIK; encoded by the coding sequence ATGGCTAAACTGGAGAAATATTATAAAAAAAGAGATTTCTCCCAGACTTCAGAACCCCTGGAAGGGAAAAGCAGCGGAAAAGAACTGGCTTTTGTTGTGCAGCGTCATCATGCATCTCGTCTGCACTATGATTTCCGTTTGGAATTGGAGGGGGTATTAAAAAGCTGGGCCGTCCCCAAAGGGCCCTCGCTAAACCCAACTGATAAACGCTTGGCTATCATGGTAGAAGATCATCCTTTAGATTATCAATATTTTGAAGGGGAAATACCCAAAGGAAATTACGGAGCCGGCAATGTAACTATTTGGGACAAAGGTTATTATCAACCTTTAGAAAACACCAAAGACCCTCAAAAAGCAATTAAAACTGGCTTAAAAAAAGGTGATTTAAAAATTATTCTCAACGGCTCCAAGCTTAAAGGCGAATTTGTACTGGTGAAAATAAAAAGCGAGGATGAGAATACCTGGCTGCTTATAAAACACAATGATAAGCATTCGGTAAGTAAAGCCTATAATAGTGAGGATTATGTATCATCCGCAATAAAAAAAAAGAAGAATACAACTTCCAATACTCCAACTCCCTCCTCCCCCAAAAAAACAAGTAAACCAATCAGAAATACCCTGAAATTTATTAAACCAATGTTAGCAACTCTATCATCGGCAACGGAGAAAGGAGAAAACTGGATATATGAACCCAAACTGGATGGTTACAGAATTATTTGTGTGGTTGAAAACGGTGTGGTTCAACTTTATAGCCGCAACGAGCAGAACTACACAGTAAAATATGAACAAATAGCTGACATATTCAAACACTTACCCCACGATGTGATATTAGACGGTGAAATTGTAAAACTAAATGAAAGAGGCGTAGTTGATTTCCTTGCTTTGCAAAACTTTAACAGCAACCCTTCAGGAAAGCTTTTCTATTATGTTTTTGACCTCATTTACCTCAATGGCTATTCATTAACAGATTTAACATTGCTGCAGCGGAAGGAAGTACTAAAAAAACTGATTGACCAAATTAACAACCCGCAAATAATATTCACCCCTTTTTACAACAATGTCAAAGAGCTGGCGAAAAATCTTAAGAAAATTAGTACAGAAGGTTTTATGGCCAAACACATTGAAAGTAAATACAATAGTGGTCAACGGAGTACCCAATGGTTAAAAATAAAAAAGGAAAGTGAGGATGAATTTCTAATCGCCGGTTATACTGATCCTGAAAATGAAAATGATTACCTAGGGGCACTACTTTTAGTAGAAAAAAAAGGAAATGAGTTTATATTCAGAGGAAAATGTGGCTCAGGCTGGAGCAATAAAACTGCAAAAGAAATGCGCAGCCTATTAACCTCACTTGAGATTTCTCAAAAACCTTTTGTAGAGCAATTTGTAAATAAAACCAAGGTCCATTATTTACATCCCTCAATAGTTTGTACTGTAAAATTTGCAGAGCGAACACAGGATGGAAAACTAAGGCACCCAGTATTAAAAGATGTAAGATTTGATAAAATGGAACCAGAAGATCTTCCTAATGAGCGAAAAGTAAAAATTGGAGGAATAACCCTAAAATTCACCAATCAAAATAAAATCTACTTTCCTGAATTAAAAATCAACAAAGGACAAGTAATCGATTACTACGATTCAGTCAGTAATTATATTCTTCCTTATTTAATGAACAGGGCCCAATCCTTAAATCGGCACCCGAATGGCATTCATGGTGAAAGTTTTTATCAAAAAGATATGCCTGAATCCTCTCCTTCCTGGTTAAAAACGGTGAGTATCTATTCAGAAAGCAATGATAAACACATCGATTATTTAATTTGCAATACTAAAGCAACACTACTCTACATGGCCAACTTAGGTTGCATTGAAATAAATCCCTGGCTTTCTCGTATCAGCAAACCCGAAAATCCCGATTACCTTGTTATTGACCTTGATCCTGAAGACATTGATTTTAATTATGTAATTGATACTGCACTTACAACTTATGATGTAATTAATGAACTGGGATTTACATCCTTTATCAAAACGTCAGGCTCTACGGGGCTGCATATTTACATGTATTTGGGAGCTAAGTACTCTTACGACTCCTCGAGAATATTTGCAGAATGGCTGGCAAACACGGTGCATAACCGCATACCAAAGTTTACCAGTGTAGAGAGAAGCCCTCAAAAAAGGCAAAAAAAAGTTTATATCGATTATTTGCAAAACAGAAAGGGTCAAACTATTGCAGCCCCTTTCAGTTTACGCCCCAAACCTAAAGCAACCGTTTCGTGGCCCCTGCATTGGAATCAGGTAAACAAGAGCCTTTCAATGAATGATTACACAATCTTCAACGTGCCTGATATGTTAAAAAGCTTTGACGACCCTTGGAAAGCACTAAATACATCGCCGATCAATTTAAGATCAATAAAAATTAAATAG
- a CDS encoding Ku protein, producing the protein MKAIWKGSISFGLVNIPIKLYSATQSSSLDLDMLDRKDHAHIRYKRVNEESGKEVAWENIVKGFKYKDDYVILEDSDFEEAAPEKNKIIQIENFLDLNEVDPIYYEAPYYTEPEKGGIKAYSLLFQALEKTHKAGLARFVLRSSENLCLIRAIDKMIIIQKIRFPEEIRNHDELHVENETISKKELEMAVELVKQYSSPFNITNYHDSYTESLMNIIKAKANGKRPSIRKLKVVPKKSEDLMSQLMESLSQKKKIS; encoded by the coding sequence ATGAAAGCGATTTGGAAAGGAAGTATAAGTTTTGGCTTGGTTAATATACCGATTAAGCTTTATAGTGCTACACAATCAAGCTCATTAGATCTTGACATGCTCGACAGGAAAGATCATGCACATATACGTTATAAACGCGTAAATGAAGAAAGTGGTAAAGAAGTCGCTTGGGAAAATATTGTAAAAGGATTTAAATACAAGGATGATTATGTGATTTTAGAGGATAGTGATTTCGAGGAGGCTGCTCCTGAAAAAAATAAAATCATACAAATAGAAAACTTCCTCGACCTCAACGAAGTGGACCCTATTTATTATGAAGCGCCTTATTATACGGAACCTGAAAAAGGCGGGATAAAGGCATATTCATTATTGTTTCAGGCACTTGAAAAAACTCATAAAGCGGGTTTGGCCCGATTTGTTTTAAGATCATCCGAAAATCTCTGTTTAATCCGGGCAATAGATAAGATGATTATAATTCAAAAAATCAGGTTTCCTGAAGAAATTAGAAACCATGATGAGTTGCACGTTGAAAATGAAACCATCTCCAAAAAAGAGCTAGAGATGGCTGTTGAACTTGTAAAACAATATTCAAGTCCTTTTAATATTACTAATTATCATGATTCATACACTGAATCATTAATGAACATTATTAAAGCGAAAGCAAATGGAAAAAGACCGTCAATTCGAAAGCTCAAAGTAGTACCAAAAAAATCAGAAGATCTTATGTCTCAGCTGATGGAAAGCTTATCGCAAAAGAAAAAAATATCCTAA
- a CDS encoding M15 family metallopeptidase — MKVILIGSQGQDVINWQYFLIGQQLYEGLVTGKFDLATKSATIMFQRLNGLQPDGIVGNKTVGTAMLLGFGTVTDNRETKTGEAWPAKPGFNPVITNEEREKLFGKFNYVSAPLPKDPENIKITDDWVVKNIETVDIPQLKSIRGSSKIQFHKKATPQLKKLWQDWEKANLLHNVLTWEGSYVPRFVRGSLTTLSNHSFGSAFDINYAWNKLGAVPALVGQKGCVRELVQIANENGFYWGGHFSRQDGMHFEIAVLK, encoded by the coding sequence ATGAAAGTAATTTTAATTGGCTCTCAGGGCCAGGATGTAATCAATTGGCAATATTTCTTAATTGGCCAGCAGCTGTATGAAGGTTTAGTAACCGGCAAGTTTGATCTTGCAACAAAATCGGCAACAATTATGTTTCAACGCTTGAATGGTTTACAACCCGACGGTATTGTAGGAAACAAAACTGTTGGAACGGCTATGTTATTAGGCTTCGGAACAGTAACCGATAACCGTGAAACAAAAACCGGCGAGGCGTGGCCAGCAAAACCCGGATTTAATCCTGTAATAACAAATGAAGAGCGTGAAAAGCTGTTTGGGAAATTTAATTATGTTTCAGCTCCCTTACCTAAGGATCCTGAAAACATAAAAATCACAGATGATTGGGTAGTCAAAAACATTGAGACGGTGGATATACCTCAACTAAAAAGCATCAGAGGTTCATCAAAAATACAATTTCACAAAAAGGCTACTCCCCAACTTAAAAAATTATGGCAAGATTGGGAAAAAGCCAATTTACTTCACAACGTATTGACCTGGGAAGGCTCATATGTACCTCGTTTTGTAAGAGGAAGTCTTACCACGCTTAGCAATCACTCTTTCGGATCTGCTTTTGATATCAATTATGCATGGAACAAATTGGGAGCCGTACCTGCATTGGTGGGACAAAAAGGCTGTGTGCGTGAGTTGGTACAAATTGCTAATGAGAACGGATTTTACTGGGGTGGACATTTCTCTCGCCAAGATGGAATGCATTTCGAAATCGCTGTACTAAAGTAA
- a CDS encoding lipocalin family protein: MKTNKMITLLLTGILLISGFSACNSDNDDDTTLSPSNGTKTQLVGKKWKITAMAIAPGFDLDGDGDLETDLYNYTPTCTKDDYVIFKDNGKSEAYSGPNLCIGEDGAVENGTWALESNNTKMKVVDSEGETFIWNIVSLNNNTFKVSYTETFEDEEGQQHTQTVSATLQTF, translated from the coding sequence ATGAAAACGAACAAAATGATTACTCTGCTATTGACAGGTATTTTATTAATCAGCGGATTCTCTGCTTGCAATAGTGACAATGATGATGATACCACACTATCCCCATCTAATGGCACTAAGACTCAATTAGTAGGAAAAAAATGGAAAATTACTGCAATGGCCATTGCTCCGGGATTTGACCTTGACGGTGATGGGGATTTAGAAACAGATTTGTATAACTATACTCCAACCTGTACCAAAGACGATTACGTAATTTTTAAGGACAATGGCAAGTCCGAAGCCTATTCTGGTCCTAATTTATGCATCGGAGAAGACGGGGCTGTTGAAAACGGAACCTGGGCTTTAGAGTCGAATAATACTAAAATGAAAGTGGTAGACAGTGAAGGGGAAACTTTCATCTGGAATATTGTTTCTCTCAATAACAACACATTTAAAGTTAGCTACACTGAAACATTTGAAGATGAAGAAGGACAGCAGCACACTCAAACTGTTTCAGCTACGCTTCAGACATTTTAA